In Zingiber officinale cultivar Zhangliang chromosome 3B, Zo_v1.1, whole genome shotgun sequence, a single window of DNA contains:
- the LOC122055076 gene encoding uncharacterized protein LOC122055076, with protein MIQTNYLEINPAVKNPNWPNRFLSASGLEHGRGPCLQRSPHSHIGQTPSAAGVFRCVGSLHTTTSHLSHSLDHRGIPSSAIYVSSPRLGLTERVSSGLRSGKDLQNSNFKNATESNIGKNISIAEKRIFLVNTLLTLEESKEAVYGTLDAWVAWETNFPLVSLKKAILVLEKEEQWHRVVQVIKWILSKGQGTTMGTYEQLIRALEKDNRAEEAHRIWMKKISHDLHSVPWRFCDLMISIYYRNNMLERLVKLFQSLESFGRKYPTKSIVRKVADAYIVLDLLEEKNKLLEKYNKLFSEESDQTSRSFRKSKRTKGKDDKRTGVVTCVAAEASTQIDSGPSDAEIDSML; from the exons ATGATCCAGACCAATTATCTGGAAATCAATCCAGCCGTCAAAAATCCTAACTGGCCCAATCGTTTCCTATCTGCGAGCGGTTTGGAACATGGAAGAGGCC CGTGCCTCCAGCGTTCCCCTCACTCTCACATCGGTCAAACTCCGTCCGCCGCCGGTGTCTTCCGCTGCGTCGGATCCCTTCACACAACCACGTCCCATCTTTCTCACTCGCTCGATCATCGTGGCATTCCGAGTTCTGCTATCTATGTCTCCTCGCCGCGCCTTGGCCTCACTGAGCGCGTCTCCTCTGGCCTCCGTTCCGGCAAG GATTtgcaaaattcaaatttcaaGAATGCAACGGAGTCAAATATAGGGAAGAACATCTCTATTGCAGAGAAACGAATATTCCTTGTTAATACA CTTCTGACCCTTGAAGAATCCAAAGAAGCTGTATATGGTACCCTTGATGCCTGGGTGGCATGGGAGACTAACTTTCCATTGGTTTCACTCAAAAAAGCTATTCTTGTTCTTGAAAAGGAGGAACAGTGGCATAGAGTTGTGCAG GTGATAAAGTGGATTTTGAGCAAAGGTCAAGGAACAACAATGGGTACATATGAGCAACTAATTCGTGCATTAGAAAAAGACAACAGGGCTGAGGAAGCTCACAGAATTTGGATGAAGAAAATCAGCCATGATTTGCATTCAGTTCCTTGGCGGTTTTGTGATCTTATGATTTCAATTTATTATCGTAATAACATGCTAGAAAGGCTTGTAAAG CTCTTCCAGTCACTTGAGTCATTTGGCAGGAAATATCCAACTAAGTCAATTGTCAGGAAGGTAGCAGATGCATATATAGTCCTTGATTTATTGGAGGAGAAGAATAAGCTACTGGAGAAGTATAATAAATTATTCAGTGAGGAGTCTGATCAAACTTCCCGAAGCTTTCGAAAATCCAAAAGAACCAAGGGAAAGGATGATAAGAGAACAG GAGTGGTAACTTGCGTTGCTGCAGAAGCTTCAACACAAATTGATAGCGGGCCGTCAGATGCAGAAATTGATTCGATGCTTTAA